The nucleotide sequence tagatgtatgtactattggtatatacactccaatgatcagctcttagcagcccatgtgagtcacctaacacatgtgggaaccatcatttggcaactagcatgaaatatctcataagattacaaaaatatgagtaatcattcatgacttatttacatgaaaacaaaattacatatcctttatatctaatccatacaccaacgaccaaaaacacctacaaacactttcattcttcaattttcttcatctaattgaactctctcaagttctatcttcaagttctaagtgttcttcataaattccaaaagttctagtttcataaaatcaagaatactttcaagtttgctagctcacttccaatcttgtaaggtgatcatccaacctcaagaaatctttgtttcttacagtaggttatcattctaatacaaggtaataatcatattcaaactttggttcaatttctataactataacaatcttatttcaagtgatgatcttacttgaacttgttttcgtgtcatgattttgcttcaagaactttgagccatccaaggatccattgaagctagatccatttttctcttttccagtaggttcatccaaggaacttaaggtagtaatgatgttcataacatcattcgattcatacatataaagctatcttattcgaaggtttaaacttgtaatcactagaacatagtttagttaattctaaacttgttcgcaaacaaaagttaatccttctaacttgacttttaaaatcaactaaacacatgttctatatctatatgatatgctaacttaatgatttaaaacctggaaacacgaaaaacaccgtaaaaccggatttacgccgtcgtagcaacaccgcgggctgttttgggttagttaattaaaaactatgataaactttgatttaaaagttgttattctgagaaaatgatttttattatgaacatgaaactatatccaaaaattatggttaaactcaaagtggaagtatgttttctaaaatggtcatctagacgtcgttctttcgactgaaatgactacctttacaaaaacgacttgtaacttatttttccgactagaaacctatacttttttggtttagattcataaaatagagttcaatatgaaaccatagcaatttgattcactcaaaacggatttaaaatgaagaagttatgggtaaaacaagattgaataatttttctcattttagctacgtgaaaattggtaacaaatctattccaaccataacttaatcaacttgtattatatattatgtaatcttgagataccatagacacgtatacaatgtttcgacctatcatgtcgacacatctatatatatttcggaacaaccatagacactctatatgtgaatgttggagttagctatacagggttgaggttgattccaaaatatatatagtttgagttgtgatcaatactgagatacgtatacactgggtcgtggattgattcaagataatatttatcgatttatttctgtacatctaactgtggacaactagttgtaggttactaacgaggacagctgacttaataaacttaaaacatcaaaatatattaaaagtgttgtaaatatattttgaacatactttgatatatatgtatatattgttataggttcgtgaatcaaccagtggccaagtcttacttcccgacgaagtaaaaatctgtgaaagtgagttatagtcccacttttaaaatctaatatttttgggatgagaatacatgcaggttttataaatgatttacaaaatagacacaagtacgtgaaactacattctatggttgaattatcgaaatcgaatatgcccctttttattaagtctggtaatctaagaattagggaacagacaccctaattgacgcgaatcctaaagatagatctattgggcctaacaaaccccatccaaagtaccggatgctttagtacttcgaaatttatatcatatccgaagggtgtcccggaatgatggggatattcttatatatgcatcttgttattgtcggttaccaggtgttcaccatatgaatgatttttatctctatgtatgggatgtgtattgaaatatgaaatcttgtggtctattgttacgatttgatatatataggttaaacctataactcaccaacatttttgttgacgttttaagcatgtttattctcaggtgattattaagagcttccgctgtcgcatacttaaataaggacaagatttggagtccatgcttgtataatattatgtaaaaactgcattcaagaaacttattttgttgtaacatatttgtattgtaaaccattatgtaatggtcgtgtgtaaacaggatattttagattatcattatttgataatctacataaagctttttaaacctttattgatgaaataaaggttatggtttgtttaaaaatgaatgcagtctttgaaaaacgtctcatatagaggtcaaaacctcgcaacgaaatcaattaatatggaacgtttttaatcaataagaacgggacatttcatgagggGTGGACAATTGAAGTTGAATACGTTGAGTCCAAACCAAAAAGTGAATTTAAACCAAAATGTGAATTCAAACCTCGCATTAAGTATAGAGATCCGGTTGAGTTTTCGGTTATGTGcaaatttaaaaagaagaagactTACATGGCGTTGTTAGATTCGGGTGCAAGTGTTAATATGATGCCGGCCAAAGTTGAAAAATCAATAGGCATTAGGGAGTTAGTTCGAACTAATACGAGTATCCGATTTGGAAATCAAACTGTTGATGACCCAATCGGGGTCGCGGTAGATGTCCTTTTTATTATCCACGGTATTGGTTATAAAGAAGATTTTTTCATTATGGATTGTGAACCGGATAAAAACACTCCAATTGTGTTGGGACGGGGATTTCTAGCAACCGCAAGGATGTCGTTAGATTTTGATACGGGAACGTTGATAATCAAAAATGAAGATAACATGATCACTCTTCATATGGAAGATGGATTCGGCTCTAGCAACATCGGGGTCGATGATCCGGAGGAACGCTAATCCGGAAGAGGAGTCGAGTGCGCGACTCCGGCAAAAACTCGCACacctttgtaaagtttgtaagttgtaaggtattttttttattttgttttgtacaCGCGGGCGGGGCAAGGAACCATTTTCAAGTCTTCAAAGTGGGTTGGTTTAATGACTATCTCTAATTTTGTGCATTGAGGACAATGCAATGCTCAAAGTATGGGAGGGGGTCAAGTTTTTAGTCCCAAAAACGAGTTGCAtgagaaaaatataaaaagtaGACAAATAAAAAAATTTTCAGCACCTGAagctggcgtattttacgccatttTAGGCGTATTTTACGCCATTGTTACTCATGGCTCAGTAAAAAATCACAACTTGGgcgtaaatgtagtgacccgaacttttccatgtttatatatattaattgagattgatatttacatgattaaatatttccaacatgttaagcaatcaaacttgttaagacttgattaattgaaataggtttcatatagacaattgaccacccaagttgaccggtgattcacgaacgttaaaacttgtaaaaactatgtgataacatatatatggttatatatatatagttaacatgatattatgataagtaaacatatcattaagtatattaacaatgaactacatatgtaaaaacaagactactaacttaatgattttgaaacgagacatatatgtaacgattatcgttgtaacgacatttaatgtatatatatcatattaagagatattcgtacatcataatatcatgataatataataatttaaaatctcttttgatattataaacattgggttaacaacatttaacaagatcgttaacctaaaggtttcaaaacaacacttacatgtaacgactaacgatgacttaacgactcagttaaaatgtatatacatgtagtgttttaatatgtatttatacacttttgaaagacttcaatacacttatcaaaatacttctacttaacaaaaatgcttacaattacatcctcgttcagtttcatcaacaattctactcgtatgcacccgtattcgtactcgtacaatacacagcttttagatgtatgtactattggtatatacactccaatgatcagctcttagcagcccatgtgagtcacctaacacatgtgggaaccataatttggcaactagcatgaaatatctcataaaattacaaaaatatgagtaatcattcatgacttatttacatgaaaacaaaattacatatcctttatatctaatccatacaccaacgaccaaaaacatctacaaacactttcattcttcaattttattcatctaattgatctctctcaagttctatcttcaagttctaagtgttcttcataaattccaaaagttctagtttcataaaatcaagaatactttcaagtttgcttgctcacttccaatcttgtaaggtgatcgtccaacctcaagaaatctttgtttcttacagtaggttatcattctaatacaaggtaataatcatattcaaactttggttcaatttctataactataacaatcttatttcaagtgatgatcttacttgaacttgttttcgtgtcatgattctgcttcaagaacttcgagccatccaaggatccattgaagctagatccatttttctcttttccagtagatttatccaaggaacttaaggtagtaatgatgttcataacatcattcgattcatacatttaaagctatcttattcgaaggtttaaacttgtaatcactagaacatagtttagttaattctaaacttgttcgcaaacaaaagttaatccttctaacttgacttttaaaatcaactaaacacatgt is from Rutidosis leptorrhynchoides isolate AG116_Rl617_1_P2 chromosome 10, CSIRO_AGI_Rlap_v1, whole genome shotgun sequence and encodes:
- the LOC139872774 gene encoding uncharacterized protein; translated protein: MALLDSGASVNMMPAKVEKSIGIRELVRTNTSIRFGNQTVDDPIGVAVDVLFIIHGIGYKEDFFIMDCEPDKNTPIVLGRGFLATARMSLDFDTGTLIIKNEDNMITLHMEDGFGSSNIGVDDPEER